GGGGTTCGGGGGCCCACCTTTATGTGGCTCATGTGATCGAGGCACGCCCCTGGACAGTCTGCCCCGAACTGACCCTGCTGCAGCGCATTGACGCCACCCGCCGGCTCGACCAAACGCTGGCCTCGCCGGAATGCAGCGGAATTCGCGTCCAGCCGGTGCTCCGCCACGGCGCGGTCGTGCCCGAGGTGGTCCGCATCGCCGAGGAACATGGGGTGGACCTGATTGTGACCGGGACGCGTGGGCGCCACGGGCTGCGCCACCTGCTGCTCGGTTCGGCGGCGGAGAAACTCGCGCAATGCGCACCCTGTCCAGTGCTGACCGTCGGCCCCTGCGCCCGCACCGCGCCCGACGGCGAGGCCGTCTTCCGCAACATCGTGCTGGCCACGGGTCTCAATCCGGGTGCCGCCGCGGGGATCGCCTTTGCGCGCTCCTTTGCGCAACGGCATGGCGCGAAACT
This genomic window from Terriglobia bacterium contains:
- a CDS encoding universal stress protein; translated protein: MAATSHPGLRLGRILLATDFSPAAQAALRHAARLARGSGAHLYVAHVIEARPWTVCPELTLLQRIDATRRLDQTLASPECSGIRVQPVLRHGAVVPEVVRIAEEHGVDLIVTGTRGRHGLRHLLLGSAAEKLAQCAPCPVLTVGPCARTAPDGEAVFRNIVLATGLNPGAAAGIAFARSFAQRHGAKLWVAHSLRPGDDRMRSDAVGAWMKKIVPDQPGVERVLEIGSVEQVTLMLTER